From Bacillus sp. FSL K6-3431, the proteins below share one genomic window:
- a CDS encoding sporulation protein, producing the protein MNNKIVMATITIMLLVLTTGCNHQDNNKEQSRLSLLKATNPAPIELSSRPGHKSIGYQVRKDVNKIPDIYDTAVIEGKKEVIVAYKVKHLQRFRMRKIEKAISKKLKEEYPKEHFIVSSDYKIFLEAIKLKDDLDHNNLSNKEAEKRFKKIIKLKKEMS; encoded by the coding sequence ATGAATAATAAAATAGTCATGGCAACGATAACAATAATGTTACTAGTCCTTACCACGGGGTGTAATCATCAGGATAATAATAAAGAACAAAGTAGGCTATCACTTTTAAAGGCAACAAATCCAGCACCAATTGAATTAAGTAGCAGACCTGGACATAAATCAATTGGCTATCAAGTCAGAAAAGATGTGAATAAAATTCCAGATATTTATGATACAGCTGTGATTGAAGGAAAGAAAGAAGTGATTGTTGCTTATAAAGTAAAACATCTGCAACGTTTTAGGATGAGAAAAATTGAGAAAGCAATATCGAAGAAATTGAAAGAGGAATATCCTAAGGAACACTTTATTGTATCAAGTGATTACAAAATTTTTCTGGAAGCAATTAAATTAAAAGATGATTTAGATCATAACAATTTATCCAATAAAGAGGCGGAGAAACGCTTTAAAAAAATAATAAAATTAAAAAAGGAAATGAGTTAA
- a CDS encoding CotY/CotZ family spore coat protein yields MGYEDIEVLEHHKESSSSSSSSSNNNSCGCHLSCVCNVVRAIKDIQDEAVEEECLTCTSNCFTEPLGELASPSRERADTRVFTLTNKDGELFKALFKGHHGKCVSVYFRVEDVFDTCCATLRVLIPLNKDKEVVKLYEHGKLDYDALCSVKRWAASNSCITVDLHCFCAIQCIADIDLEICE; encoded by the coding sequence ATGGGTTATGAAGATATAGAAGTACTCGAGCACCACAAAGAATCCAGTAGCAGCAGTAGCAGCAGTAGCAATAATAATAGTTGCGGTTGTCATCTAAGCTGCGTTTGTAATGTAGTCCGTGCTATTAAAGATATCCAAGATGAAGCTGTCGAAGAAGAATGCCTAACATGCACATCAAACTGTTTCACTGAACCACTTGGTGAACTTGCCAGTCCTTCTCGTGAACGCGCAGATACACGAGTATTCACTCTTACTAATAAAGATGGGGAACTGTTTAAAGCATTATTCAAAGGTCACCACGGAAAATGTGTATCAGTATATTTCCGAGTTGAAGATGTCTTTGATACTTGCTGTGCAACCTTACGCGTGCTTATTCCATTAAACAAGGATAAAGAAGTTGTCAAATTATATGAACATGGCAAACTTGACTATGACGCACTTTGTTCCGTTAAACGTTGGGCAGCAAGCAACAGCTGTATCACAGTAGATTTACATTGCTTCTGTGCCATCCAATGTATCGCTGATATTGATTTAGAAATTTGCGAGTAA
- the fabI gene encoding enoyl-ACP reductase FabI, giving the protein MNLSLEGKTFVVMGVANKRSIAWGIARSLHSAGAKLVFTYAGERLEKNVRDLADSLEGDTSLVLPCDVTVDEDIEKCFTSIKEQAGPVHGIAHCIAFANKEELDGDYLNVTREGFLLAHNISAYSLTAVAKTVQKLDSMPEGGSIVTLTYLGGERVITNYNVMGVAKASLDASVMYLASDLGKEGIRVNSISAGPIRTLSAKGISDFNSVLKEIEEKSPLRRTTTPEEVGDTALFLFSDLARGITGENIHVDSGYHIIGN; this is encoded by the coding sequence ATGAATCTTTCATTAGAAGGAAAGACATTTGTCGTAATGGGTGTCGCGAATAAACGAAGCATTGCCTGGGGAATTGCACGATCTTTGCATAGTGCTGGAGCCAAGTTAGTCTTTACATACGCTGGAGAACGTCTGGAAAAGAACGTACGTGACCTCGCTGATAGTCTCGAAGGAGACACATCACTTGTGCTGCCATGTGATGTGACTGTTGATGAAGATATCGAAAAGTGCTTTACATCGATTAAAGAGCAAGCGGGACCTGTTCATGGGATTGCACATTGTATTGCATTTGCTAATAAAGAAGAACTTGATGGTGATTATTTAAATGTTACACGTGAAGGCTTTTTATTAGCTCATAATATTAGTGCATATTCTTTAACAGCGGTAGCTAAAACTGTTCAAAAATTAGACAGTATGCCTGAAGGTGGTAGTATTGTTACATTGACATACCTTGGTGGAGAGCGCGTTATTACAAATTACAATGTAATGGGTGTAGCAAAGGCATCATTAGATGCAAGTGTTATGTATTTGGCTAGTGATCTTGGTAAAGAAGGTATACGTGTAAATTCCATTTCAGCTGGACCAATCAGAACTTTATCTGCTAAAGGGATTAGTGATTTCAACAGTGTATTGAAAGAAATTGAAGAAAAATCACCATTGCGCAGAACGACAACACCTGAAGAAGTTGGAGATACAGCACTATTTCTTTTCAGTGATTTAGCTCGAGGAATAACAGGAGAAAACATTCATGTTGATTCTGGTTACCATATTATCGGAAATTAA
- the prpE gene encoding bis(5'-nucleosyl)-tetraphosphatase PrpE — MKLDIIGDVHGCFDEFKLLTQKLGYTWESGIPLAQRKICFVGDITDRGPNSLDMIEVVWKLWKKSHGYYVPGNHCNKLYRYLIGRKVQITHGLETTVAEFESLTLIKQNYFKKIFIELYEGTPLYQILDDGKLVVAHAGIRADYIGKYHKGVKTFVLYGDISGEFLPNGMPVRKDWAASYKGKPLIVYGHTPVLEPRNVGNTINIDTGAVFGGKLSALKYPEMETISVPSNMPYVPEKFKAFD, encoded by the coding sequence ATGAAATTAGATATTATCGGCGACGTACACGGTTGCTTTGATGAGTTTAAACTACTTACACAAAAACTCGGCTATACGTGGGAAAGTGGAATCCCTCTTGCTCAAAGAAAAATTTGTTTTGTAGGTGATATCACTGATCGCGGACCAAATTCGCTCGATATGATCGAGGTTGTTTGGAAGCTTTGGAAAAAAAGTCATGGGTATTATGTTCCCGGAAATCATTGCAATAAACTTTATCGATATCTTATCGGAAGAAAAGTCCAAATTACTCATGGCCTAGAAACAACGGTTGCAGAGTTTGAATCTTTAACTTTAATCAAACAAAATTATTTCAAAAAAATTTTTATAGAATTATATGAGGGCACACCATTATACCAAATCCTTGATGATGGGAAGCTGGTTGTCGCACACGCCGGCATTCGTGCCGATTATATTGGAAAATATCATAAAGGCGTTAAAACCTTTGTCCTATATGGAGATATTTCAGGTGAGTTTTTACCTAATGGGATGCCAGTTCGCAAAGATTGGGCAGCAAGCTACAAGGGTAAACCTCTTATTGTCTATGGGCATACACCCGTTCTGGAACCACGAAATGTTGGCAATACAATTAATATTGATACTGGGGCCGTATTTGGAGGCAAGCTGTCAGCTCTTAAATATCCAGAAATGGAGACCATTTCGGTCCCCTCAAATATGCCCTATGTCCCAGAAAAATTCAAAGCCTTTGATTAG
- a CDS encoding monovalent cation:proton antiporter family protein, translating into MEYDTSLVSLVIVLIIAFITPLLLHRLRLAFMPVVIAEIIMGLIIGKSGLNIIEDGMWLNTLSTLGFIFLMFLSGLEIDFSAFKGNKKKLVMANGKNEPHRLLVSTVIFAGIFVLSLILSFGFVKIGLIDNVFLMTLIISTISLGVVVPTLKEANLMKTGIGQIILLIAVIADLVTMILLAVFVSVSGDGEGNIWLLLILFGSGIVLYFMARRFKGGTFFEILSAGTVQIGTRAIFTLIIVLVVLSESVGAENILGAFLAGTLVSLLKPKQEMIQQLDSFGYGFLIPIFFVMVGVDLDLWSLLSDKKMLLLIPLLLIALLISKVFPILLLKRWYDMKTVMASAFLLTSTLSLVIAAAKIAERIEVITPEMSGTFILVAVISCIVTPILFKKWFPQEHVQERKQDVAFIGANQMTLLVYKELNPVLFNPIVFHKKLEKADSQIVDSAFDIVELADYQESELEKAGVFDSDILFLSTGDEELNTMLAIAGKERGVDRVIARTESLDLGEALKEQGIEVFSTILSTTALMTALIESPSIADIMTNQETALYEIEMLNPVYNHMTLREFPFTGDVIFVRIFRGSDSIVPHGDTELQLDDHLIVTGTKEYVDELMREMQFHI; encoded by the coding sequence ATGGAATACGATACATCATTAGTCTCCCTAGTTATTGTTTTAATCATCGCATTTATCACTCCACTTTTGCTACATCGCTTGAGACTCGCGTTTATGCCGGTTGTAATCGCTGAAATTATTATGGGGTTAATTATTGGGAAAAGTGGCTTAAATATTATTGAAGATGGCATGTGGCTTAACACACTGTCGACACTTGGTTTTATTTTCCTTATGTTTCTAAGCGGATTAGAAATTGATTTTTCCGCGTTCAAAGGAAATAAGAAAAAACTGGTGATGGCGAATGGGAAAAATGAACCCCATCGATTATTAGTATCGACAGTAATATTTGCCGGTATTTTTGTTTTATCTCTCATCCTTTCATTTGGATTTGTAAAGATAGGGCTAATTGATAATGTCTTTCTTATGACATTAATCATTTCCACAATCTCTCTTGGTGTTGTCGTACCTACACTAAAAGAGGCGAATCTAATGAAAACTGGGATTGGCCAAATTATTTTACTGATCGCTGTTATAGCTGATTTAGTAACAATGATATTGCTTGCAGTCTTCGTATCTGTTTCCGGAGATGGTGAGGGGAATATATGGTTGCTCCTAATATTATTCGGATCGGGTATCGTATTATACTTTATGGCGCGAAGATTTAAAGGTGGCACTTTCTTCGAAATATTATCGGCGGGAACTGTGCAAATTGGTACAAGGGCAATTTTTACTTTGATTATCGTCTTAGTCGTTTTATCAGAATCAGTTGGAGCTGAAAATATTCTAGGGGCGTTTTTGGCGGGAACACTCGTGTCATTATTAAAGCCAAAACAGGAAATGATTCAACAGCTTGATTCATTTGGATATGGGTTTTTAATTCCAATTTTCTTTGTCATGGTTGGTGTCGATCTGGATTTATGGTCGCTTTTAAGTGATAAAAAAATGCTCTTATTAATCCCCTTATTATTGATTGCGTTGTTAATATCTAAGGTTTTTCCAATTCTGCTTTTAAAGCGTTGGTATGATATGAAAACAGTGATGGCGTCAGCATTTTTGCTTACATCGACATTATCACTAGTTATCGCTGCAGCTAAAATTGCCGAGCGTATTGAGGTTATTACGCCAGAAATGAGTGGTACCTTTATTCTCGTAGCGGTTATCTCGTGCATCGTCACACCGATTTTATTTAAAAAGTGGTTTCCGCAAGAGCATGTACAGGAACGAAAACAAGACGTTGCTTTTATTGGAGCAAATCAAATGACATTGCTGGTATATAAAGAGTTAAATCCAGTTTTATTTAATCCAATTGTATTTCATAAAAAGTTAGAAAAGGCGGACTCCCAAATTGTTGATTCAGCATTTGATATTGTCGAACTCGCGGACTATCAAGAAAGTGAATTGGAAAAAGCAGGAGTATTTGATTCAGATATTCTTTTCCTATCTACGGGCGATGAGGAGCTAAATACAATGCTTGCGATTGCTGGAAAAGAACGAGGTGTGGATAGGGTTATTGCAAGAACAGAAAGCCTTGATCTTGGAGAAGCGTTAAAGGAACAGGGAATCGAAGTCTTTTCAACAATCTTATCGACTACGGCATTGATGACTGCTTTAATTGAATCTCCGAGTATTGCTGATATTATGACGAATCAGGAAACAGCTTTGTATGAAATAGAAATGTTAAACCCAGTATATAATCATATGACCTTAAGGGAATTCCCATTTACGGGCGATGTGATCTTTGTACGTATTTTTAGGGGAAGTGATTCTATCGTCCCGCATGGAGATACAGAGCTGCAATTGGATGATCATCTAATTGTAACCGGAACGAAAGAGTATGTGGATGAGCTAATGAGGGAAATGCAATTTCATATATAA
- the mgtE gene encoding magnesium transporter: MDNNLSEKEKLNDEMLLEFMAENKLQAFRKEFLKLHPYDQAQFFSKLEVEDQMKIYHYLSPTELAIFFEVLEIDDADYEDILATMEPKYAADTLANMYTDNAVDVLNTLGKDQAASYLTIMEKDAAHEIKGLLHYEESTAGSIMTTDFVSISQNQTVRSAMYILKYEAQKAETIYYVYVVDDESRLVGVLSLRDLIINSDDTMISEIMYNRIISISVGADQEDAARQMRDYDLLALPVVDFQNHLLGIITFDDIIDVIDEEASDDYSKLAGVSDMDTMDKSPFTAAKKRLPWLIILLFLGMFTASLIGRFEDTLSKVSILAVFIPLIAGMAGNSGTQSLAVAVRGLATGELQEMSKTKLIMREAGTGLITGSICGVLVSVVVYVWKGELFLGFLVGISILASLFVATLAGSLVPLLMEKLKIDPAVASGPFITTMNDITSILIYFGLATMFMSYLVH, encoded by the coding sequence ATGGATAACAACCTCAGTGAAAAAGAAAAACTAAATGATGAAATGCTGCTAGAATTTATGGCTGAAAATAAATTACAAGCTTTTCGAAAAGAATTTTTAAAGCTACATCCATATGATCAAGCGCAATTCTTCTCTAAGTTAGAAGTTGAAGATCAAATGAAGATATATCATTATTTATCTCCGACTGAACTGGCCATCTTCTTTGAAGTACTGGAAATAGATGATGCTGACTATGAGGATATTTTGGCCACAATGGAGCCGAAGTATGCGGCTGATACATTAGCAAATATGTATACAGATAACGCAGTTGATGTTCTAAATACTTTGGGAAAAGACCAAGCTGCTAGTTACTTGACGATAATGGAAAAAGACGCAGCTCATGAAATTAAGGGATTACTGCATTACGAAGAATCTACAGCTGGAAGTATTATGACTACTGATTTTGTTTCGATTTCACAAAATCAAACGGTTCGATCTGCCATGTATATTTTGAAATATGAGGCGCAAAAAGCGGAGACTATTTATTATGTATATGTGGTCGATGATGAAAGTCGCCTTGTAGGTGTTCTATCCTTGCGAGACTTGATTATTAACAGTGATGATACGATGATTTCCGAAATTATGTATAATAGAATTATTTCTATATCAGTTGGCGCAGACCAGGAAGATGCAGCAAGGCAAATGCGAGATTATGACCTCTTGGCGCTCCCCGTTGTAGATTTTCAAAATCATTTACTAGGTATTATCACATTCGATGATATTATCGATGTTATCGATGAAGAGGCTTCAGATGACTACTCGAAGCTTGCTGGTGTATCTGATATGGATACAATGGACAAAAGTCCTTTTACCGCCGCAAAAAAGCGTCTTCCGTGGTTAATTATCCTACTCTTTTTAGGAATGTTTACGGCTAGTCTCATCGGTCGATTTGAAGATACGCTAAGTAAGGTTTCGATATTAGCTGTGTTTATTCCTCTGATTGCGGGGATGGCTGGTAATTCTGGAACACAGTCACTTGCTGTTGCAGTTCGTGGTCTAGCAACAGGCGAATTGCAAGAAATGAGTAAGACGAAGTTAATTATGAGAGAAGCAGGCACTGGTTTAATTACAGGATCTATTTGCGGTGTACTTGTATCCGTGGTGGTTTACGTGTGGAAAGGGGAGTTATTTCTTGGTTTCCTCGTAGGAATTTCCATATTAGCATCATTATTTGTAGCAACATTGGCAGGTTCTCTCGTTCCGTTGTTAATGGAAAAATTAAAAATTGACCCAGCTGTTGCATCAGGTCCATTTATCACAACGATGAATGATATTACATCTATTTTAATTTATTTTGGTTTAGCAACAATGTTTATGAGTTATTTAGTACATTGA
- a CDS encoding YjcZ family sporulation protein, which produces MFGYGGGYGGCGGCGYGGDAGYGGGSTFVLIVVLFILLIIVGTSFC; this is translated from the coding sequence ATGTTTGGATATGGCGGTGGTTATGGCGGTTGTGGCGGTTGTGGCTATGGAGGCGATGCAGGATATGGCGGCGGAAGTACCTTTGTATTAATAGTCGTTTTATTTATACTATTAATTATTGTTGGTACTAGTTTTTGTTAA
- the spoVAD gene encoding stage V sporulation protein AD has translation MLQGCQTWSFQNEPVILSSGVVGGPFEKDCRLETDFDKFHDDLWMGQDSYEKAQRVLLEDAVQIALRKKALTEDAIQFFLAGDLINQITPTTFAARTNQIPYIGLFSACATSTQGLALSALIINQGGANHILTGAASHNASAEKQFRYPTEYGGQKPPTAQWTLTGAGVGLIGNGHDLSGPQPKIISATIGKVVDMGLSDPFNMGGAMAPAAVDTIQRHFMDLKLDPDYYDLIITGDLAEIGRNTALELFQQKGLLVDENKFQDCGLLIYKPEQEVFAGASGPGCSATVLYGHLLNQMKAGVYKRILIVATGALLSPLSFQQKETIPCIAHAVAIEYKE, from the coding sequence ATGTTGCAGGGATGTCAAACCTGGTCTTTTCAAAATGAACCAGTTATTTTATCTAGCGGAGTTGTAGGTGGTCCATTTGAAAAAGATTGTCGTCTTGAAACGGACTTTGATAAATTTCACGATGATTTGTGGATGGGTCAAGATTCATATGAGAAAGCACAGAGGGTTTTACTAGAAGACGCTGTACAGATTGCTTTAAGGAAAAAGGCCTTAACGGAAGATGCAATCCAATTTTTTTTAGCAGGAGATTTGATTAATCAAATTACACCGACGACATTTGCTGCCAGAACAAATCAAATTCCCTATATCGGTTTATTTAGTGCCTGTGCCACATCTACCCAAGGTCTTGCGCTTTCTGCTTTGATCATTAATCAAGGGGGAGCAAACCATATTTTGACAGGGGCTGCCAGCCACAATGCTTCAGCAGAAAAACAATTTCGGTATCCTACAGAGTATGGAGGACAGAAGCCACCAACTGCACAGTGGACATTAACTGGCGCTGGCGTGGGGTTAATTGGTAATGGACATGATTTAAGTGGACCACAGCCAAAAATAATTTCTGCAACCATTGGAAAGGTAGTAGATATGGGATTAAGTGATCCTTTTAATATGGGAGGGGCAATGGCTCCAGCTGCAGTGGATACAATCCAAAGACATTTTATGGACTTAAAATTAGATCCGGATTATTACGATTTAATTATCACCGGTGATCTTGCTGAAATTGGTCGGAATACAGCATTAGAATTATTTCAACAAAAAGGATTGCTTGTAGATGAAAATAAATTTCAAGACTGTGGTCTACTTATTTATAAGCCAGAGCAGGAAGTCTTCGCAGGGGCCAGTGGCCCAGGATGTTCAGCTACCGTTTTGTACGGCCATTTGCTTAATCAAATGAAAGCAGGGGTGTATAAGCGAATCTTAATAGTGGCAACTGGCGCTTTATTATCTCCATTATCTTTTCAACAAAAAGAAACGATCCCATGTATTGCACATGCAGTTGCCATTGAGTATAAGGAATAG
- a CDS encoding DUF1360 domain-containing protein has product MKIEWFEFILFGLAVFRLTRLIVFDRITSFIRAPFMKDHEEINEQGEKELYIVPREHGIRGYIGELLSCYWCTGVWVAIGMWFLYLQLPVVGEPVLIIMAIAGLAALIETMIQPKNIN; this is encoded by the coding sequence ATGAAAATAGAATGGTTCGAATTTATTTTATTTGGTTTGGCAGTGTTTCGTCTAACAAGGCTTATTGTTTTTGATAGGATCACGTCTTTTATTCGAGCACCATTTATGAAAGATCATGAAGAAATAAATGAGCAGGGGGAAAAGGAATTATATATTGTTCCTAGAGAACATGGAATACGCGGGTATATCGGAGAGCTTCTTAGCTGTTATTGGTGCACAGGGGTGTGGGTTGCAATTGGAATGTGGTTCCTTTATCTCCAACTGCCCGTTGTTGGTGAACCAGTGTTAATTATCATGGCAATTGCAGGTCTAGCTGCACTGATTGAGACGATGATACAACCTAAAAATATTAACTAA
- a CDS encoding CotO family spore coat protein: MEGNKENKKGEPLLYIDQPNFVKPDLKMQDSYHTVEQNIEEKAVRKKEDKMAKHVHVKKTHQEHDYNQPLEKEKDDEHHSDREEQLKKAKDIPIADIPTFMKNSPVQQKSVGGLRKVKSFREMTIEEKFQYLSSFPEKQPPYPCEFITTDQSYQGIVTKYNGEQASIKTFSENVIDLKVHNVKAIRIIR; this comes from the coding sequence ATGGAGGGTAATAAGGAAAATAAAAAAGGGGAACCTTTATTATATATCGACCAACCAAATTTTGTAAAACCAGACTTGAAAATGCAGGATAGTTATCATACCGTTGAACAAAATATCGAAGAAAAAGCAGTAAGAAAAAAAGAGGATAAAATGGCAAAACATGTGCATGTAAAAAAGACGCATCAAGAACATGATTACAATCAACCATTAGAAAAAGAAAAAGATGACGAACATCATTCTGATCGTGAGGAACAACTAAAAAAAGCTAAAGATATCCCAATAGCGGATATTCCTACTTTTATGAAGAATTCCCCAGTACAACAAAAAAGTGTTGGTGGATTAAGAAAGGTAAAATCCTTTAGGGAAATGACCATTGAAGAGAAATTTCAGTATCTATCTAGTTTTCCGGAAAAACAACCACCTTATCCTTGCGAATTTATTACCACGGACCAAAGTTATCAAGGCATTGTTACCAAGTATAACGGTGAACAAGCGAGTATTAAAACTTTTTCAGAAAATGTTATCGATTTAAAAGTCCATAATGTAAAAGCCATTCGAATTATTAGATGA
- the uxaC gene encoding glucuronate isomerase, translated as MKTFITEDFLLFNETAKELYHHTAKHLPIIDYHNHLNQKEILQDKNYTNLTEIWLAGDHYKWRAMRANGISEDYITGDKKDKEKFFAWANTVPNTFGNPLYHWTHLELLRYFDIDELLDEKSASAIWEEANQKLNTPGLSIRSILEKEKVKFLGTTDDPTDDLVSHIELAKEGFTTTVSPSFRPDKGLNIDRDEFLSWVEKLGQATNSAINNYNDFLDALASRVDFFTAHGCKSSDHGIDVMFYEEATKEEVAISFQKRMNGEELSKKEIEQFKTYTLVALGEWYAEKGWVMQLHLGALRNNNTRMFNQLGPDTGFDSIGDLLIANKISGFLNTLADKDKLPKTVLYSLNSKDYHVLASMAGNYQSSEIPGKVQFGTAWWYNDTIDGMEDQMKILANIGLISNFIGMLTDSRSFLSFSRHEYFRRILCNVLGTWVEEGKVPKDMALLEKYVKGICYENAKRYFAL; from the coding sequence ATGAAAACTTTTATTACGGAGGACTTTTTACTCTTTAATGAAACAGCGAAAGAACTGTATCATCATACAGCCAAACATTTACCAATTATAGATTATCATAATCATTTAAATCAGAAAGAAATTTTACAGGATAAAAACTATACAAACTTAACGGAAATTTGGTTAGCTGGTGACCATTATAAATGGAGAGCAATGCGGGCAAATGGCATTAGTGAAGATTATATTACAGGGGATAAAAAGGATAAGGAAAAGTTCTTCGCATGGGCGAATACAGTGCCAAATACATTTGGAAATCCATTATATCATTGGACACATTTGGAACTATTAAGATATTTCGATATTGATGAGCTTTTAGATGAAAAATCTGCTTCTGCAATATGGGAAGAAGCGAATCAAAAATTGAATACACCAGGGCTCTCTATAAGATCTATACTGGAAAAAGAAAAAGTTAAATTTTTGGGAACAACAGATGATCCGACAGATGATTTAGTTAGTCATATTGAATTAGCGAAAGAAGGCTTTACGACTACTGTATCTCCATCATTCCGCCCAGATAAAGGATTAAATATTGACAGGGACGAGTTTTTATCTTGGGTTGAGAAGTTGGGACAAGCAACAAACTCAGCAATTAATAATTATAATGATTTCTTAGATGCCTTAGCTAGTAGGGTTGATTTTTTTACGGCGCATGGTTGTAAAAGTTCTGATCATGGCATAGATGTTATGTTTTATGAAGAAGCAACAAAGGAAGAAGTCGCAATTTCTTTTCAGAAACGTATGAATGGGGAAGAATTATCAAAAAAAGAAATAGAACAATTTAAAACATACACTTTAGTTGCATTAGGTGAATGGTATGCTGAAAAAGGTTGGGTAATGCAGCTACATCTAGGTGCATTACGAAATAATAATACGCGCATGTTTAATCAGCTTGGTCCTGACACTGGGTTTGATTCAATTGGAGATTTACTCATTGCTAATAAAATTTCGGGATTCCTAAATACATTAGCTGATAAAGATAAATTACCTAAAACTGTTTTGTATAGTCTGAACTCTAAAGATTATCATGTACTAGCATCAATGGCTGGGAATTATCAAAGCTCTGAAATTCCTGGAAAAGTGCAGTTTGGAACGGCTTGGTGGTATAATGATACAATTGATGGTATGGAAGACCAAATGAAAATTTTGGCTAATATTGGATTAATTAGTAATTTTATTGGGATGTTAACTGATTCAAGAAGCTTCCTCTCTTTTTCAAGACATGAGTACTTCAGAAGGATTTTATGTAATGTGTTAGGAACTTGGGTAGAAGAAGGAAAAGTACCAAAGGATATGGCATTGCTTGAGAAGTATGTTAAAGGCATTTGTTATGAAAATGCTAAGCGTTATTTTGCACTTTAA
- the spoVAE gene encoding stage V sporulation protein AE encodes MLAMFFWAFIIGGFICVIGQLMFDVAKLTPAHTLCILVTAGAILAGFGLYDPLIDFAGAGATIPIISFGNSLVEGAMNEADKHGLVGVMTGMFEITSSGISSAIVFGFIGALLFKPKG; translated from the coding sequence ATGCTAGCTATGTTTTTTTGGGCGTTTATAATTGGCGGATTTATTTGTGTAATTGGACAGTTAATGTTTGATGTAGCAAAATTAACACCTGCACATACGTTATGTATATTAGTAACAGCAGGAGCGATTTTAGCAGGATTTGGTTTATATGATCCATTAATTGATTTTGCAGGAGCTGGTGCTACAATTCCGATAATAAGCTTTGGTAATTCATTGGTAGAAGGAGCCATGAATGAAGCGGATAAACACGGATTAGTTGGAGTAATGACAGGAATGTTTGAAATTACTTCTTCAGGAATTTCCTCAGCCATTGTCTTTGGTTTTATCGGGGCTTTATTATTTAAGCCAAAAGGATAA
- the spoVAC gene encoding stage V sporulation protein AC, which produces MPKKNKEKTPEQIQYDDTQKKHELKRPVLKNCIRAFFVGGTICLIGQAISYFYIYYFDFTERTAGNPTVATMVFIAMLLTGFGMYDRLGQYAGAGSAVPITGFGNSVISAAIEHRTEGFVIGVGGNMFKLAGSVILFGVFSAFVVALIKTIILQWGGF; this is translated from the coding sequence ATGCCCAAGAAAAATAAAGAAAAAACACCGGAGCAAATTCAGTATGATGATACACAAAAAAAACATGAACTAAAAAGGCCAGTATTAAAAAACTGTATTCGAGCGTTTTTTGTAGGCGGTACAATTTGCCTTATTGGTCAGGCAATTAGTTATTTTTACATCTATTATTTTGATTTTACAGAACGGACTGCAGGAAATCCAACAGTTGCTACGATGGTATTTATTGCGATGCTTTTAACTGGATTTGGTATGTATGACAGATTGGGTCAATATGCTGGTGCCGGAAGCGCTGTGCCTATTACAGGATTTGGTAATTCAGTCATTTCTGCCGCTATTGAACATCGAACAGAAGGATTTGTAATCGGTGTAGGTGGTAATATGTTTAAGCTGGCAGGGTCTGTGATTTTATTCGGTGTATTCTCCGCTTTTGTTGTAGCGTTAATAAAAACTATTATCCTTCAATGGGGGGGATTCTAA